The Neovison vison isolate M4711 chromosome 5, ASM_NN_V1, whole genome shotgun sequence genome includes a region encoding these proteins:
- the FAM20A gene encoding pseudokinase FAM20A isoform X2, which produces MISQETRHKMYKEQLNITSNDAPLQLRLEASWVQFHLGISRHGLYSRSSPVVSQLLKDMMRFPTISADYSQDEKALLGACDCTQIVKPSGVHLKLVLRFSDFGKAMFKPMRQQRDEETPADFFYFIDFQRHNAEIAAFHLDRILDFRRVPPTVGRLVNVTKEILEVTKNEILQSVFFVSPASNVCFFAKCPYMCKTEYAVCGNPHLLEGSLSAFLPSLNLAPRLSVPNPWIRSYSLAGKEEWEVNPLYCDTVKQIYPYNSSNRLLNIIDMAIFDFLIGNMDRHHYEMFTKFGDDGFLIHLDNARGFGRHSQDELSILSPLSQCCRIKKKTLLHLQLLAQAEYRLSDVMRESLLEDQLSPVLTEPHLLALDRRLHIILQTVEGCVEAHGEQNVIATDPAQQSAPDSSQANLTS; this is translated from the exons ATGATTTCCCAGGAAAC ACGACACAAGATGTACAAAGAGCAGCTCAACATCACCTCCAACGACGCTCCCCTGCAGCTCCGACTCGAGGCCAGCTGGGTCCAGTTCCACCTGGGGATCAGCCGCCACGGGCTGTACTCCCGGTCCAGTCCTGTCGTCAGCCAACTCCTCAAGGACATGATGCGCTTTCCCACCATCAGTGCTG ATTATAGTCAGGACGAGAAGGCCTTGCTTGGGGCATGTGACTGCACCCAGA TTGTGAAACCCAGCGGGGTCCACCTCAAGCTGGTCCTCAGGTTCTCAGACTTCGGGAAGGCCATGTTCAAACCCATGAG acAGCAGCGAGATGAAGAGACACCCGCCGACTTCTTCTACTTCATCGACTTTCAGAGACACAATGCCGAGATCGCAGCTTTCCACCTGGACAG GATTCTGGACTTCCGGCGGGTGCCACCCACAGTGGGGAGGCTAGTCAATGTCACCAAGGAAATCCTCGAGGTCACCAAGAATGAAATCCTGCAGAGTGTTTTCTTCGTGTCTCCAG CCAGCAACGTGTGTTTCTTTGCCAAGTGCCCGTACATGTGCAAGACCGAATACGCCGTGTGCGGCAACCCCCACCTGCTGGAAGGCTCCCTCTCCGCGTTCCTGCCGTCCCTCAACCTGGCCCCCAGGCTGTCTGTGCCCAACCCCTGGATCCGATCCTACTCGCTGGCAGGGAAAGAGGA GTGGGAGGTCAATCCACTCTACTGTGACACCGTGAAGCAGATCTACCCGTACAACAGCAGCAACCGCCTCCTCAACATCATCGACATGGCCATCTTCGACTTCCTGATAG GAAATATGGACCGGCACCATTACGAGATGTTCACCAAATTCGGGGATGATGGGTTCCTCATTCACCTTGACAATGCCAGAGG gTTTGGACGACACTCCCAGGACGAACTCTCCATCCTCTCGCCGCTGTCCCAGTGCTGCAG gataaaaaagaaaacacttttgcACCTACAGCTGCTGGCCCAGGCCGAATACAGACTCAGTGACGTGATGCGGGAGTCTTTGCTAGAAGACCAGCTTAGCCCCGTCCTCACAGAGCCCCATCTTCTGGCCCTGGACCGGAGACTCCACATCATCCTGCAGACAGTGGAGGGGTGCGTGGAGGCCCACGGAGAGCAGAATGTCATAGCCACTGACCCAGCACAACAGTCCGCCCCAGACTCTAGCCAGGCTAACTTGACAAGCTAA